GTCCACGCTTTCGCTGGTGAACAATACCAAGGAAGAAGCTTACCAGATTTTGGCTAGGGAAATTGCCGAGCAGATCGCCATTGCCCAACAGGAAAACGCCTCGGTCTCTACGAAGTCGATCCGTCTGTGCGGTGAAATGGCAAGCGACATGCTGTTCGTGGAAGACATTCGTGCAAAGTTGCCCGAATTCCAGCTGTCTTTGATGGATTCTTTCTCTAACTTGAGGCTCCCGATTGAAGAAGCAGATTCTGCTGCCGTGCTTTCTTGCGCAGGTGCAATCGGTGCCGCCTTGAATGTGATGGAGGGTGTATGATTCATTTGAACTTGATTGACGCTGCTGAACGCTTGGTCGAAGTCGAAACTGTGGCTCCGGTCAACGTCACGAGCGTTAAGGAACTGCAGAAGAAGTCTCGAAAGAAGGCTCTTACGGTTCTGGTTGCCGCTCTGTTTGTATTTGTTGCCTTCAGCTGCTTCCTGAGTGTAGCTGGCGTTCCCAAGCAGTTGCAGGGTTTGCTGCCGCCGCCGTATCTGGATTTGATTGGTGCGGAAGACCCGACCCGTTCTGCTCTTGCAATCGGTGCAGGACAGCGTACCTCCGCTGGTGGTTCGCTTGAAGCAGAAGCTGCTGCCGCTGCCGCCATGATCCGTCAGCGCGACAATGTGACGGTCAAGCAGGTCGTGGGCGAAATCAATCCGCAGGCCTTGTTCAACAACAAGCGCACGGATTACAACAGCTACTTGCCGCTCGAAAAGCTTTCGTTCCAGAAGGCTTCTGTCGGCCAGTTCTTCGCATTCTTGAATACGGCAACCCCTGACGACGTGGGCTTCTCGGATTGCATTTACCAGGCTCCGAACTACTTCTATGTTCGCGGCGTGGCCGGTAACCCGAATTCCCAGAAGGCTTTCCTCGATCGCATTCGTGCGGTCAGTTCCGACTTCAGGACTCCGCCTCTGCCTGAAAACGCTCCGGCCACCGACATTACCGCTTTCGGTATGTACAACGTGACCAACGTGAACCTGACTGCCGTTTCTTCGTTCGTTCCTGCCTCCGAAGTGAACAGCGAAGTCAAGTCCATGAAGGCTTTGGCTGCCACCCAGAAGGTGCAACTCTCTGGACTTGAAAAGCCGGTTGTTGAAGAATTCGGTGTGTACAAGCGCTATACGCTCAAGGCTACCTCGACTGCGGACTTTGCCGAGCTGAACGCCTTCATTACCGCGTTTGTGAACTCGCCGTCTCGCATCGGTATTCGCAATATCGAAATGAAGCTGGCCAAAAAGGATATGTTCACGACAATCCTTTTTGAAATGTTTGTGATAAAGTAATACCAGATGCCAATTCGCATTACGGGTGGACTGATGCGGGGAAGGAACGTTCCTTCTCCGGATACCTCCAAGACAAGACCGACTGCTTCTCGAACAAGAGAAGCTCTCTTCAACATTCTGCAGGGTGTTGAAAATTTTCGCGTGCTTGACTTGTTCGCGGGCACGGGCATTATGGGCATTGAAGCAATCAGTCGCGGTGCTGCAAGTGTCGTGGCCGTAGAAATGGCGCATGCCCAGGCGCGACTCGTGTTGCAGGCGTACAAGGCCTTGTCGCTGGAATCGAAACTTACTTTGTTAGAAAAGAACGCCTTGACGCTCGATAAAGAAGCCCTTTGCGCCAGCGAAGGTTTTGACCTGATTTATGCTGACCCGCCGTTCAAGGACATGGATTACCCAGACCTGCGCCCCTATTGGGAGTGGCTGAATCCGGGTGGTGTCGCCGTGTTCGAGGCCCCGAGCCGCAATCTGCCTGCGTGGGTGAAAGAAGCCGACGAAGCGGGAATGGTGCAAGTCCGCCGCTACGGCGAATCCTCGCTGGTTATCTATAGAGCATAATTTCTATATTTACGGCATGAAAAAAGTTGCCGTTTTCGCTGGGTCGTTCGATCCGTTCACCCTAGGTCACCTCGATATCGTAAAGCGCGCCTCCGCGCTGTTCGATGAATTGTGGGTGGTCATTTTCGAGAATGCTTCCAAGAAGTATATGCTTGATGAAGGGACCCGAATGCAGCTGATTCAGAAAGCCGTCAAAGGCTTGAAGAATGTGAAGGTGGACTGTGCAGCCGGGCTTACGGTCGACTATATGAAAATGGTAAAGGCGAAGTACCTGGTGCGTGGAATCCGCGGCGCCGCCGATGTGGACTACGAACAGTCCATCGCCTGGAACAACAAGGTTCTTTACCCTGAATGCGAAACGGTTTTCTTGTCCAGCTCTCCGGAACATTTGAGAGTCTCGAGTACTGTGGTTCGCGAACTCTTGAAAGTGGGTGTTGCAAAGAATGCCGACGGAAAAGAAATTCTCGCTAAATACGTCCCCGCCGAAGTTATAACAATTCTAAGCTCTATTAACTAAGTTCTACCAACTAAATTCTATGAGACCGTTCAGATTCTTACCTAAAGTTTTGCGAGTCCTGCTGATTTCCAA
Above is a genomic segment from Fibrobacter sp. UWB5 containing:
- the rsmD gene encoding 16S rRNA (guanine(966)-N(2))-methyltransferase RsmD, whose translation is MPIRITGGLMRGRNVPSPDTSKTRPTASRTREALFNILQGVENFRVLDLFAGTGIMGIEAISRGAASVVAVEMAHAQARLVLQAYKALSLESKLTLLEKNALTLDKEALCASEGFDLIYADPPFKDMDYPDLRPYWEWLNPGGVAVFEAPSRNLPAWVKEADEAGMVQVRRYGESSLVIYRA
- the coaD gene encoding pantetheine-phosphate adenylyltransferase; its protein translation is MKKVAVFAGSFDPFTLGHLDIVKRASALFDELWVVIFENASKKYMLDEGTRMQLIQKAVKGLKNVKVDCAAGLTVDYMKMVKAKYLVRGIRGAADVDYEQSIAWNNKVLYPECETVFLSSSPEHLRVSSTVVRELLKVGVAKNADGKEILAKYVPAEVITILSSIN